The proteins below are encoded in one region of Chrysemys picta bellii isolate R12L10 chromosome 4, ASM1138683v2, whole genome shotgun sequence:
- the LOC101939406 gene encoding transmembrane protein 151B-like: MSSEVETEPAAETTSSSPEGGTAAPADVREEQRPVKQSLSASMCRESHWKCLLLSILMYGCLGAVAWCQLARVTKLSFDSSFKGKSMIYHDSPCSDGYVYIPLAFLTMLYVAYLVECWHCHAKSELQYKADVDSVYDRINRMQQATPCIWWKAISYHFVRRTRQVTRYRNGDAYTTTQVYHERVNTHVAEAEFDYSHCGFKDISKELLGLECYTATKLKFTKCFSFANTESENSYLTQRTHFFTEIEGLDDYMEVREGMQLKNIDFKELMMAYGDPEHLPWYVSHYTFWVAAVLMISWPLRVLIEYRTAYVHYHVEKLLGLEYTVPGIAEEPLYRYRMPRDNTQDSTELEWHICTNRQLIPSYSEAMLLDLTDSPVYNGYSMCGYSEIAHGCERCNQASSNSSIFSRYAFHSGSGNSRLSLNTSRFSLCRVHGSHRTGLGRSCSSSIADRGCQDEQCCSYSSQLAINENPPTYQDARFFPVLIVHRPEGHEGRRFYIRRSSCLETSL, translated from the coding sequence CAACGCCCTGTCAAGCAGTCCTTGAGTGCCTCCATGTGCAGAGAATCCCACTGGAAATGCCTCCTTCTTTCCATCCTTATGTATGGCTGCCTGGGTGCTGTGGCCTGGTGTCAGCTAGCTCGAGTCACCAAGCTCAGCTTTGATAGCTCCTTCAAAGGCAAGTCTATGATCTACCACGATAGTCCGTGCTCTGATGGCTATGTCTACATCCCCCTAGCCTTCCTCACCATGCTGTACGTGGCCTACCTGGTGGAGTGTTGGCACTGCCATGCCAAAAGCGAACTCCAGTACAAGGCAGATGTGGACAGTGTCTATGACCGTATCAACCGCATGCAGCAAGCCACTCCCTGTATCTGGTGGAAGGCCATCAGCTATCACTTTGTGCGACGCACCCGGCAGGTGACCCGGTACCGCAATGGTGATGCCTATACCACCACGCAGGTCTACCATGAGCGGGTCAACACACATGTGGCTGAAGCTGAGTTTGACTACTCTCACTGTGGATTCAAGGACATCTCCAAGGAGCTGCTAGGCTTAGAATGCTACACAGCCACGAAGCTGAAGTTCACCAAGTGCTTCAGCTTTGCCAACACAGAATCAGAGAACTCCTACCTGACCCAGAGGACTCATTTTTTCACAGAGATTGAGGGGCTGGATGACTACATGGAGGTCAGGGAAGGCATGCAGCTCAAAAACATAGACTTCAAAGAGCTTATGATGGCCTATGGGGACCCAGAGCATCTCCCATGGTACGTGTCCCACTATACTTTCTGGGTGGCAGCTGTCTTGATGATTTCCTGGCCACTGCGGGTGCTCATAGAGTATCGGACTGCGTACGTGCACTACCATGTTGAGAAGCTCCTCGGCCTAGAGTACACAGTGCCCGGCATAGCAGAGGAGCCCCTGTATAGGTATCGCATGCCCCGGGATAACACTCAGGACAGCACTGAACTGGAATGGCACATCTGTACCAACCGACAGCTGATCCCCAGCTACTCGGAGGCCATGCTCCTGGACCTGACAGACTCCCCTGTGTACAACGGCTACTCCATGTGTGGGTACAGTGAAATAGCTCATGGCTGTGAGCGCTGCAACCAGGCCTCCAGCAACTCCTCCATCTTCTCCCGCTACGCCTTCCACAGTGGCAGCGGAAACTCACGCCTCTCCCTCAACACCAGCCGCTTCTCTTTGTGCCGGGTTCATGGCTCCCACAGGACAGGCCTCggaaggagctgcagcagcagcattgcGGACCGTGGCTGCCAGGATGAACAATGTTGCTCTTACTCTAGTCAGCTAGCCATCAATGAAAACCCACCCACCTACCAGGATGCCCGCTTTTTCCCAGTGTTAATTGTGCACAGGCCTGAAGGGCACGAGGGGAGGCGCTTCTACATCCGGCGCTCATCCTGCCTGGAGACGTCTCTGTGA